A segment of the uncultured Desulfobulbus sp. genome:
CTACATTTACCAGGGAGATGAAAATGCCACCTCACTTGAGATCACTACCGGAGAACGAATCACTGTTAATTTGACAGGCAACGATCTTTTTTTTGGTACGAGCTCCTGGGACACAACCACCTCAACCAACAACAGCACTGATGCAGGGCGCTATGATCTGTTCCTCGAACTCACGCAAGCCGAGGAAGCTCTGCGCACAAGCGATGCAGTTGCAATGCAAACCGCAATGGATGACCTTGAAGGTGCAGCCGAGCAAAACCGACGTTTACGCTCACAATTGGGTAATCGGGCCAGTCGGGTTGAAACCGCAATGGATTACCAGGAAGGGGTGAAAATAGATTTGACCCAGATCCTCTCTCGCTATGAAGATGCTGATGCCGTGGAGTCGTTTAACGCCATCATTCAGCAGGAAACAGCGTTTCAGGCAGCGCTGAGCGTCACCGCCCAGGTTTCTGATATGTCAATTTTAGACTTTCTGTAAAGTGTCTTGAAGCCCGTCTATTTTTTTAGGCATACTCAATCAAAAAAGAGGTGGGCTTCCCCCTTTCCCCCTCCCCTTCTTGCAGATGAAGGTGTTACATTTCCACGCAGATTCAATCCTTTTCTATCCATATCTCTAAAAAAGAGTGTTCTTGGTCGCAATCGATGAAGGACATGTAGGGCAAGTGTTTGTTAACTGTTGTAAACAGCTTGCCTTTTTTATTTTTTTACAGGATACTACCGGGAAAGATACTTTTTGTTCTATTTGCCCCTCTCCAGCTGAGAGGATGAGTATCTTACTATCTCCATTTCCTTCGGTGTTACCCGAACTGACATAGGTACATATATATGCTGGTTTTGACCAGAAAACCCGGTGAAGGTATAATCATCGGGGATGATATAACGATAAAAATAATCGAGATGAAAAGTGGCGGCATTCGCATAGGTATAGATGCGCCCCGTGATACGAAGATTTACAGGCAGGAAGTTTACGATCGCATTCGTCAGGAAAACATTGAAGCCGCGGCCGGTTGGGATATGAATGATCTTGATCTCCTCAGTGATCAGTTAGCAGGAAGGACGTTAAAAAAATGAAAACAATCAATACCCGTTTCGGCGAGGTGCAATACGATCCCTCCAGTGTCATCCATTTTCCCGAGGGACTCATTGGGCTTGACCAATTAAAAAACTTTTTGGTTATGCCCAATGAAAAACAAGGACCGCTCTTCTGGATCCAGAGTGTTGATGACCCCGCCTTTGCCTTTGTTGTCACTGACCCAACCAACTTTTTCCTTGATTATGTCGTACTGCCAGATGAAAAAGAACGACGTAAACTTGAAATTGACGAGAACGGGTCCTGTTTTGTTCTTACCATTGTGACCATTTCTCAAGATAAAGAAATAACACTTAACCTCTCAGGACCTATTCTTTACGCTCCAGAAACAGGCAGAGGTTTGCAGGTCGTCCTTGAGGATCCCCGCTACGATATTCGTACCCCGCTTCCAAAAGTCGAACAAAAATAACTCAGATTTTTTTATATTTCCTCTTTGGCCGGACTTCTGTCCGGCTTTTTTTTCTCATTCCCTCCAACTTCTCCATGACGAGCTCATTTTACACGCAGTTTTTCTTGCTCAAAAATTACTACGAAAAAAATTTTTTCCCACATTCTCATCTGATCAGCGTTTCATCAACATCGAAATATTTGATGATCCGCTTGATGCAGGGACACTAAATTTTTTTTCTTTACAGAAGATCAAAATTCCCTCTCATAAAAGCCCCATTGAGCCTAGTAAATAGAGCCCTGCAAATCGCCTTTACAGTCAACATGCCGATAATACGGAGTAAATGAAATTATTTTTTCTAAAAAAATCCCTTAATCATTTTCTGGATTACTCCGAAGAGTACATCGAGAGAACGCAGTAAGCATTGAGAGAGCAGTTACGTTTGTATCGTTAGCCAAGGGTCAACCACCGGACGACCACGGCTAGAAATTCATGGAGGAAACCATGGCTTTAACGATCAATACAAACGTCGCGTCGCTGAATGCACAGAGAAATTTAACATCCTCCCAGGGAGACCTGGCCACTGCAATGCAGCGGTTGTCTTCCGGACTTCGCATCAACTCCGCTAAAGATGATGCCGCCGGTCTTGCCATCTCTGACCGGATGACCTCCCAGATTCGCGGCCTGAACCAGGCGGCCCGTAATGCCAACGACGGTATTTCCATGGCGCAGACCGCTGAGGGCGCGCTCCAGGAAACCACCAATATTCTTCAGCGCATGCGTGAGTTGGCCATTCAGTCTGCCAACGATACAAACAGCTCTTCTGATCGCGCTTCCCTGCAGGCAGAGGTCAATCAACTCCAGCAGGAGATGACCCGCATTGCTTCCAGTACTTCATTTAACAACCGAAATGTCCTGGATGGCACCCTCAACAATGCACAATTTCAGGTCGGTGCCAATGCCAACGAGACGATCACCTTCTCGATCCCTTCAGCCAAAGCTGATGACCTGGGTATCAACTCTCTTAAATCGACCGCAACACCAGCCGCCTCTGTTCCTGATACTACAGAATCAGTCTTTGCGCTAACGGCATCTGCGGCGGGGGCTGACACCTCTGCAGGCAATAATATCACCGCCCAGACGATCACCGTCACCAACGACGTAACTGGTGCCACGGCAAGCCTCAATGTGCTCGCCGACATGTCTGCAGCTAATATTGCTGCCCTGGTGACCGCAAACGTCACCGCTGCAACAGGCTGGACAGCAACTGCCACGACGACCACGACCATCAGCTCGTTACAGAACACTGGTGCTGTCAGCTTTGATTTAACTGGTAGCGTCGGCACTGCATCAATTAGTGCTACTATTGCGGCAACATCGGACTTAACCGCCCTGAGTGACGCAATTAATCTGGAATCAACCAATACGGGTATTACTGCTACGGTCAGCGGCGGAACCATTACCCTTACCGATGCATCAGGCGCCGACATTAAACTTGATGATTTTGCCAATACGGGAACAGGTACCGTAAGTTTAGGTTCGGTTTCACTGACCTCTGGCGGCGCTGTTGACTCCGCAACAATCGGCGGCACAGTCACCTTTAATGGCCCAGGAACGACAGGAGTAACGACCGGTGGTGCAGGTGCAACCATAACCGATACAACAACCCCGGCAACCTCCCCCTTAGGCATCGAAACTGCGACCACCGCAGCGGCAGATACCTCAGCGGGAAACAATGTTGCAGCCCAGACCCTCACCATTGTCGGCCCTGATGATACCCAAGATGTAGATGTCGCAACAAACGATACCGCCTATACCATCGCCCACAACGTCAACCTGGAAACATCCTTAACAGGTGTGACCGCCGAGGCACGAACAACAGCCACGATCTCAAATTTGGTCAGTGACGGTACCATCAGCTTCGAGCTCACCGGAAGCAATGCTAACGCGATTGAATTCAGCGCAACGGTTACCGCTGATGACCTGACAGCCCTTGCCTCAGCAATTAATGATAAATCTGGCAACACGGGCATTCTTGCGACCATAAGCGGCGACCTGAGAAGTATCACGCTGGTTCAGGCAGAAGGTTACGACATCCAAGTAGCCAATTACACCCACAGCAGTGATCTAGCAGCTGATACAATCACCATCACAGGCAACGAGGGCGATGGGATTGCGCTGGCTGGTGATACAGGCAGCACCACAGATTCGACTGTTATCGGTGGAGAAGTTACCTTTTACAGCACAGGATCGTTTAATGTGCAAAGTACTGTGGATGGGGGCCTTGGGTCCGTCTTTAACAGTAGTGCAGGAGTAGCTAACGCCAGTAACCTGAACACAATCGATACTATCGATATTTCAACCGTTGACGGTGCCACCGAGGCCATCAAAGCCATAGATGGCGCTATCAGTCAGATCGATGATTTGCGAGGTTTGTTGGGTGCAATTCAAAATCGCTTTGAATCAACTATCTCCAACCTGATGAATGTTTCTGAAAACCTCTCCGCTGCCCGAAGTCGTATTTTGGACGCGGATATCGCCCAGGAAACATCGATCATGACCAAAAATAACATCCTCCAACAGGCTGGTGTCTCCATCCTCACCCAGGCCAACCAGACCCCGCAATTGGCGCTGCAGTTACTGCAGGGATAATTGAGAGTAGATTATTTCAGTGGGGCTCAACAAAGAGCCCCTCACTCAACACAGGACAGCGCCATGAAAATCGTTATGTTTCAGTATAATCGGGAAGCCTCGGCTATTCTCAGCCAAAATGCGTTGGGACAAGCGAAGATCTCGCAAAAAAGACTGCAGGAATCACCACTCCCCCAGAGCTACAACGATCGGTTCCTCTGGGAGGGAGCGACCTCGTTTACAACACCACCTCAAGGCGAATACATCATTCCTGGCAACTGGCAGTAAGCAATCAAGCAAAGCCCCGGCTAAAAAAATTCAACCGGGGCTTTGTTGTTTTATGAACTCCCCTTCTCAAAAAAAAACATTCGTTTTTAAAAATAAACCTAAAGTTCTTCTCTCAACCGTTCGATAAGCATGGTGAAGGCAAGGGAAATCATGACGATGCCCCTTTATTTCTCACCAAATTTCAAGAAAATATTTTGCACGGAGGCGCTGATCGGCGAAAATAGATTTAAGCAGTGCATCGCAGTTTTTTTAAAGCAGTACCATAAAACGGCAAGGATGCCGTACATAGACAGAGCCTAAACATATTCAAGGAGGAATATCATGGCACTTACAATTAACACAAACGTAGCCTCTCTCAATGCGCAGCGTAACTTAGGTGCAACCCAGAACTCGCTGGCAAAATCAATGCAACGTCTCTCTTCCGGTCTGCGAATCAACTCCGCAAAGGATGACGCAGCTGGTCTCGCCATTTCCGACCGTATGACCTCTCAAATCCGCGGTCTGAATCAGGCGGTTCGTAACTCCAACGACGGTATCTCTCTTGCACAGACCGCTGAAGGTGCGATGCAGGAAAGTACCAATATCCTCCAACGTATGCGTGAGTTGGCCGTTCAGTCTGCCAACGACACCAACAGCGAATCCGATCGTGTCTCCCTCCAGGCAGAGGTTAATCAGCTTAAACAGGAGCTGACCCGAATTGCCGAAACCACGACATTCAACGGTAAGAACTTGTTAGATGGTACTCTGACCTCAGCCCAGTTCCAGGTTGGCGCCAACTCTAACGAAACCATCTCTTTTTCCATCAACTCCGCAAAAGCAGTTGACCTGGGAAATAACTCCCTGGAATCTGTCAACACCACTTACGGTGTTGAAGTTGCTACCAATGTAAAAACATTTAGTGCCAGTGGCACAGAAATGGGTGTTGTCAATGCCCATGCAACGAACAACGGTCTCACTGGTGAGACAATTACTGTTCGAGACGCAGCAGGCACTGCCGTTCAGAGCTATACAGCAGGTGCTAATGCAGAAGCAGACACTATTGCTAGCAACCTCGATTCGATGACGGGTGTATCTGCTACGGCTACAAACGAAGTTGAAATTAAAGGTACTGCAGACGCAGGTACAGGAACGCTTGTCATTGACAGTAATGGTACATCAGTAACCATTGCCAATACTGTGAATACCGCAAGTGCAAGTGATTTATTAACAGCAATAACGGGTAACGGTAACTATGCAACAGCTGGATTTACTGCACGCCTCAACGATGCCGGTGACGGAGTTATCCTCAGCAACACTACAGGTAAAGACTTTTCTTTTACCTCTAATGATGCTGGCGATTCATATACCGTAACCTCCACTTTGAGTTCAAAAACTGGTACCGTTTCTAACGCTTCAGCAACGGTCTCCGGTCAGGTTAACATAGAATTAGATCCTTCATTTACCGCCGAATCCTCACTGGCTACCGGAGCAGGTTACTTCTCTGACGTTGCAGCAAATACTGCTGTGACCACAGTTAAAGAAGGTCTCTCTGACACCTCAGGTGGCAATAACACCGGTGCTCAGACTCTGACCATCGTTGGTCCTGCAGGTGCTGAAGCAGTGAGTGTTTCCGCTGGTGACAGTGCCAATGCCATTGCTGATCTGGTCAATGATAAGTCTGCCTCCACAGGTGTGACTGCTCAAGCGCTCACTACAGCCACGATCAGCGATCTGAGCGCTGATGGATCGGTGAGTTTCACACTCCAGGGCACCAACGATACAGCTGTCAACATTAACGCTACCGTTACCAGGAGCAACCTGGCCTCACTGTCCCAGGCAATCAACGACCAGGCTGGTAATACCGGTATTACCGCCACGCTCTCTGCAGACAACAAGAGCATTGAGTTGACCCAGTCTGAAGGCCATGACATCAAACTGGGTGACTTTACCCATAGTGCAGCCGGTGTTGCCGGAACCACGGCCACCGTCAACATTACCGGTAATGAAGGAACGGCAACAAAACTCACCGATGTGGCCGGTGCGACCACCGCTGCGGAGACTGCTGCCAACGCTGCCAACAACGACTCCACCGTTATTGGTGGTCAGGTCTCATTCTCCAGCTCCGGTGATTTCAACATCGCCAGTAACATCACCGATGCTCAGGGCTCTCTGTTCGACAACTCTGTTGCTGGCAGCGCCAACGTCAGTTCCCTGAGTTCGATCAACGAGGTTGACATTACCACCGTTGAAGGTGCTGCTTCTGCCATTGACGCCATTGACGGCGCCCTGATGCAGATCGACAACATGCGTGGTGAGCTCGGTGCTATCCAGAACCGATTCGAGTCCACCATCTCTAACCTGAGTAACGTATCAGAGAACCTCTCCTCGGCTCGCTCTCGTATCCTCGATGCGGACATTGCCCAGGAAACCTCGGATATGACCAAGCAGAACATCCTTGCCCAGGCTGGTGTTTCCATCCTGGCACAGGCGAACCAGAGCCCGCAGTTGGCCCTGAGCCTGCTCGGTTAATCGCTCTTCTTCCTGAAGGGGCTTAGAAAAGCCCCTTCAGGCTTTTGATATTTTTCTCTACACGGAGGTAAGCAGATGAATATCGAGGCAATAGGCAGTGCAGTCGCCAGCCCCCCACGAACCGACGAAGCCAGTCAACAGGTTGATACCCAGCGCCAAGCTACCCAGGAAGCTGCACCCAGCTCATCGAAAGCGGAAAGTAAGGTGCAAACCGAAGAGCTCTTAAGCCAGATCAAGGCACTGACAGAAGATGGACTCTACAGCGTTCGTTTTGAACAAGGAAAAGAGGTTGAAGAATTGGTGGTAAAGATTGTGGACTCAAAAACCGATGAAGTGATACGGCAAATTCCGCCGGAAGAACTACTCAAACTCACCCAGCGCTTGAACGATTTAAAAGGGAATATAGTCGATACGTCAACTTGACCCCATGAAGAGGAGACCAGGGCCATGACGATTCAATTTGGCGGACTCGCAACAGGATTGAACACCAGTACCATCATTGAGCAGTTGATGGAGATAGAGCGGACCCCAATCACCCGTCTGGAAGCGGATCAGACCTGGCTGAACAGTCGTCTTGAGGCCTACCAGGAACTGGATACACGGTTAAAGTCCTTTTCCGATGGCATTAAAGACCTCAATTACTCTTCAACCCTGCTGCAGCGATCCGTTAAACAGAGTTCAGAGAGTTATCTTTCTGCCTCGGCAAACGCCAATGCCGTAACCGGTGCCAGCTATCAGGTTGAGGTTGTCAGTCTGGCGCAGGTGCAGAAGTCTGTTTCTGAAACCGGCTACGCGGATACAAGCAGCGCACTCTTTGGCAGTGGCACCCTGACCATCAATGTCGATGGCACCGATCATCAGATCACAATCAACGATGAGAACAACTCGCTTGCTGGAATTGTCAAAGCAATCAATGAAGCAGATATAGGCCTATCTGCAGGTATTATCAACACAGGGACCGATACTGATCCCTATCGACTCTCTCTAACCGGAGAAAATGTTGCCACCGCATTTACCCTTGATGCAAGCGGACTAGTTGGTGGAGAAGCGCTGTCCATCGGCACACCTGTACAAGCGGCGAGCCAGGCACATATTCGAGTGGATACTGTTGATATTTATAGTGATTCCAATACGCTTTCAGAGGCGATTCCAGGTGTTACCCTGGATCTTGTCAAAGCTGAAGAGGGAACAACAACAACCCTCAATGTAAACGTCGACAAGGAGAATATCAAAACCGCTATCAGTGCCTTTGCCGAAGGATACAACGAAGTCATCAGTTTTATTACCGAGCAGTCAGCTTATGGCGGGACAGAAAGCGGGGTTCTTGGGGGTGATGCCAGCATCAATGCTGTCAAACGACGTTTGCAGAACTTGCTTACGGAAACGACAGCAAACTCTGGCATTTTCAAAGCCATGTCGCAACTGGGTTTTGAAACCCAAAAAGATGGAACCATTGAACTCAATGAGACAACACTGAACAATGCCATCAATAATAATCTAGATGACATAGCAACCTTGCTCGCCGGTGAGGATGGGGTCACAGGGATAGCAACCAAGTTTAAAAATTATCTCTATGACATGACCAATTCCGGGACAGGACTCTACAAGACCAAAAAAGAATCCATAGAGACTAATCTCGGAAAAATAGAAGAGCAAATTACAACAACAGAAGCTCGACTGGAAATGCGGCAAAAAACGCTTGAGTCCCAGTTTAGCGCTATGGAAACGCTGGTAAGCAGCCTGAACTCGCAATCGGACTACCTGACTCAGCAAATGGAAAATCTGAGCAACATGATGAGCGGGGGGAAATAATGAACGGATATGTGAACCAATACCTGACCAACACGGTCAACTCGGCCTCACCCGAGCAACTGATGCTGATGCTCTATGACGGAGCTATCAGATTTGTCGCCCAGGGCATTCAGGCCATCGAGGGCGGCATCATCGATAAGCGTGCGTATTACATTAACAAAGCCTCTGCTATTATCTCAGAATTTGCCGCCACTTTAGACCACAGCCAAAACACCCAGCTCGCTGAGGATTTGGATGCGCTTTATAGCTATATGCTCAAACGATTGCTGGAGGGAAATCTGAAAAATGATGCCAATGCGCTGCAAGAAGTAAAAGACATGCTTGCAGATTTGCGAGCAACTTGGGCCCAGGCCATTGATCTCAACAAACAGGAAATGCGTGAAGCTGCTGGTATCGAGCCGACCGGCCCTGGTGCCAATTACAAACCTCTGACAGCGGCAATGTAATATGAATGCGCAAATTATTGAACAATCTCTCGCAGATTACCAGGCTATAGCGGAGCACCTGAATATCATTGAGCGAGCAATGCGTGGGCAGGACAGCAAAGTCATTATTGCGCTCAGTCAACAGTTAATTCAGCTGCAGGAGCAGGTAAAGAGCAACGACAACACGATACTGGAGATGGTACATACCACTCCCGAGCTGCGCAGGGATCCACATATCCTTGAACTCATAGAGCTGATGCGTGCAATCCACCAGCAGAACGAACGGGTTACCCGTCAGTTACGCTCAATATTGGTCATTCATCGTGAAGAATTAGTGAAGTTAAAAAAAGGGAATACGGTTTTACGGGGCTATCGGCCTGCTACCCAGCATACGGGCAAACGGATTTCCATCTCCAATTAAGAGCTTCTTCTTTCACGCAACTGTAAAACAGAGAACAAATCAGGGCCACCCAATCGCTAAAGGTGCGAAAAAATTCTTCCTTTCTTGGAAAGCTTATGGCAATCTACATACAACATCGAGCTTAATCCTAGAAAGGGTAATCACTTGTCCTCACAAAAAAGTTTCTTACCGCAAGTAAAAGAAGGTTCTGCACTGAGAGTGGCTATTCCCCTCAAGGGGAATGCTGAAAAAGTGCGATTTCCCTGTTTCTTTGACGAGGCAACACCACCCAAATTTTCTTTGCGTTTTCCTCTGGATACTTTGGACTTTGCCCAGGTCGATACTGAGCGTCCGTGCACCCTCATGATAGATCTCCCCGAACAGACAGTGGCGATCGACGCTGATATGGACCGTTATGATCCACCATGCATTTTGCACTGTATAGAAAAAGACTCAACAACCCACACCCAAACACGAAACTATTTCAGGGTTGATGCGACAGCACGCGTTGCAGCTTCTTCGGTTGTGCCAGAAAATATGGCACGCGAAGGAGAAAGCTGGCGCATGCTTGGCGACACTATAGATTTGAGTGGCAGTGGCCTGCTGTGCGCGTTTAGCGATCCTTTGGAAAAAGGGACCCAGGTTCGCATAGAACTCACCCTTCCCAGCCAGAGCATGGATGTCATCAATGCTCTGGGCCATGTTGTACGTTGTCGAAAAATTGAAGAAGGGCTCTATCACGCCGCCTTGCATTTTGATCTGATCGACTCAGAGAGTCAGGATAAAATCATGGCCTGTTGTTTTGAACTTCAACGCCGATACTTACGCATGCGTGTTAGTTTAGAACGTCCACTTTAGTTGGCATATTTACCTATAACTCATTATCCCAAAGAAGATCATTACCGTGGCGAGCATAGTAACCTTACTTGATAAAATAAAAGATCACGCGACGACCATTGTCGATATTCCGGCAAAAGAGGGAGAGGATTATCGTTGCAAAGCCATATTGCGCAAAAAAGACGATACAGCGATTGAACTGGTTTTTCCACCCAACTCCTGGGAGCAGGAAAATCTCTCGCTCGGAGCTAACTGCAATCTGGCCGTGGAACACCAAGGAGAATCACTCAATCTCATTGCGCGGCTTGATAAAGTCAGTGACGCACGCCGTCTCCTCTTTACCGCTCGCGAACCTGTCTCCCCTGAATCGTTACGCGATTATTTCCGTGTTTTGCTTAATACTCAAATAGAGGCCAGTTATATTGCCGGACCTCGAGAAGTGAATGCAAAAACCTGGAAAATGCTGGGAACAACCATTGATTTGAGCGGCAGCGGTGTACTTGCAGTCTTTGCTGAAAAGCCTTCTACACGCCACAATATACAGTTGGTGATCACCATGCCAGACGATGAGCCATCCGTCGTCTGCCTGGCTGAAATTGTCCGCACCTACCGCTTAAGAAAAAACCGCTATCAGGTGGCCTTTCACTTTGAAGTGATCAGCCAGAAAGCACGTGATCAGGTAATTTCTATCTGCTTCCAGGAACAACGCCGTCAACTACGCGAAAATGTACAAACTGAGGAGTAAAGGCCGAAGTCCTTTTTTTTCTGTGTACATTATAGAAAGGCTGTACAAGACGCTTTCTCCTTTGCCGAAACAAGCATAGCTCAATGAGGAACCGTGGCTATCACTCCTCTGATTCCAGAGATCCAAGCCCTTTCACCAACCAGTAAACTTGAGAGTCAACTCCAGCGCCCTGCTTCCGGGTTTACCCTCGGCCAGCTCGTGCAGGCCTCAGTTGGCTCAAAAGATGCATCGACCAATGTACTCACCTTGCACATCGGTGAGAAACACATCCCCGTAGAAACAATAGCAAATTTTAAACCTGGTCAAAACCTGACCCTTGAGGTAACCGCCCTAACCCCGCAACTGCAGTTGAAGGTTGCTGACCAGAACCAGATCAATGAACTTAATCAGCGTATAGCTTCTTCGCTGCATACTATCCTTCGTCAGGGAGAATCGCTCAGTGAGTTGGCAAATCTTACCCAACACACGCAACTTCCTCAACTCAGCACAGACTCACAGCAGGTCTTGCAACAGCTGCAGATACACCTGTTGAGCGACAAGCCCACCCCCTCAGGCCTTGCATCAATCATCACCCAGATAGCAAGTCTTCTCTCTGAAGCAGAAGCGACTTCTACGAGCAGCCAAAATCAAACCATCGGAGCTCTTTTAGGAGCAATACAAGCATTGCCTGAAGCCCCCTTGGTAACACGCCAAGAGGCTGCAGCCCTGGCAAAAATATTTATCCCAACAGGAGCAGACAACGGATCCCCGGGCATGCAGGGGAATCTCGAGAGTTCAATTCTGTTCTCTAAGCAAGGGGCTGCAAGCCTCGCACAGAACGACGCAATGCGCCAACTGCTAAGTTTACCCGAGGCATTACAAACAGCCCTTCGTCCACTAGTCGAACTGTACACCTCAGGGAAAAACTTCTCACAGCCCTTGGTTCAATTGACATTTTTTCTCCTCCAGGCGGCGCAGACACACACACACCATGCCCCCCCTCCTGTTACTGGACAGCAACTCCAGCAATCCCTTGAACTACTGGGGACAAACATGGAACGACTCTTGTCTCAAGGAAAGAGTCAGGAGGCTGCCCATACACTCAAGTTTGCACTGTTGGAACTCACAAGTCAGAGTCCTGCACCTTCTCTTCAGCAGACCGTTGATGAAGCTCTGCACACCATCCAATTTTCACAACTCGTTCAGATGCGCTTAGGGTTCGAGTCTATTTTTTTTATGCCGCTCCCTTTCCCCTTTCTTCAGTCAGGTTTTTTACTTATTGACCATAAAAATCAAAAAGATAGGCAGGAAAACCAACAAAAAAACCGACAACAACATGAACTGAGCTTATATCTGCAGCTCGAAGGCCTGGGCAATCTCAACATTACAGTGCACCAGGAAGATAATAAGATCAACCTGACCTTCTATTCCCAGGATGCCTCACGTGCGCAGTTCATAGGTTATCATAAGCAAGAATTAACAACACTACTCAGCACAGGCACCCTTTATTCGGCTCAGTTTCTGGTTGGTGCGCAAGAACCGATTAAGATACTCATAGAAAAAATGCTCCATGCCCCCACCGGGATGGTCAATATCAGTGTTTAATGATCATCTCTATCAGAATTAAGCCTGCTTACTGATCCCCAATATACACCGGTCGAATGCTGGATACGTCTTGGTCTAGGGCAACATCAATACTGTTAAGCATCTGTGTCGTATCTCGCGGCAATTTCCCCTGAATAGCAATGTAGTTGGTATAGTGGTCGCTGGATATTTCTGTTTGAATCCTCAGCTCTTCAATGAGAGTCCGCGTTTCTCGCAAGACCTCGTGTGGCCCAAGCATCTGAAATTGACCGGAGAGTATATCATCGAGCAATGGTGTATTTTTCTTCGGAAGTAAAGTCCGCAAACGAACAACGTTTGGCACTATGGCATTCAACGCTGTTGCCGTTGCCTGCGCATGGGAATGACTGCGCTCTCTGCCCCCTATGCCAAGCAAAACATACAAACTCAACTCAATCCCCGAAGCCATGACGACCTATCCAGCTTCTATCTGTTGCTGACGGGAAACTCCTTTTCGTATCGCCCTCAGCACCTCATCATCACCCGATTCAAGCCCAACATGAATACGAGACAACCCCGCATGGGCAAGCTGTTGCATTTCTGCCAGCCCTTTTCTGAGAATATACTGTGCAGAACCGTAGACGGTGATTCTCTGTAAATTGGGAAAGGTTTGATATGCATACTTGCATATTTTACTGAGGGCATCGGTTTGCATGGCAATACTATTTCCGGCCGGAAAGAATAACGTGGTCACCCAAGGACCATACTCTTTTGCGGCCCAAGCCATATCTTCACAGATATCCTGGGGGGATCGAATTTTAAACGGTGGGCCATCCTTGTAGACCATGCAAAAGCTGCATTTATTGTGC
Coding sequences within it:
- the csrA gene encoding carbon storage regulator CsrA, whose amino-acid sequence is MLVLTRKPGEGIIIGDDITIKIIEMKSGGIRIGIDAPRDTKIYRQEVYDRIRQENIEAAAGWDMNDLDLLSDQLAGRTLKK
- a CDS encoding flagellar assembly protein FliW; translated protein: MKTINTRFGEVQYDPSSVIHFPEGLIGLDQLKNFLVMPNEKQGPLFWIQSVDDPAFAFVVTDPTNFFLDYVVLPDEKERRKLEIDENGSCFVLTIVTISQDKEITLNLSGPILYAPETGRGLQVVLEDPRYDIRTPLPKVEQK
- a CDS encoding flagellin → MALTINTNVASLNAQRNLGATQNSLAKSMQRLSSGLRINSAKDDAAGLAISDRMTSQIRGLNQAVRNSNDGISLAQTAEGAMQESTNILQRMRELAVQSANDTNSESDRVSLQAEVNQLKQELTRIAETTTFNGKNLLDGTLTSAQFQVGANSNETISFSINSAKAVDLGNNSLESVNTTYGVEVATNVKTFSASGTEMGVVNAHATNNGLTGETITVRDAAGTAVQSYTAGANAEADTIASNLDSMTGVSATATNEVEIKGTADAGTGTLVIDSNGTSVTIANTVNTASASDLLTAITGNGNYATAGFTARLNDAGDGVILSNTTGKDFSFTSNDAGDSYTVTSTLSSKTGTVSNASATVSGQVNIELDPSFTAESSLATGAGYFSDVAANTAVTTVKEGLSDTSGGNNTGAQTLTIVGPAGAEAVSVSAGDSANAIADLVNDKSASTGVTAQALTTATISDLSADGSVSFTLQGTNDTAVNINATVTRSNLASLSQAINDQAGNTGITATLSADNKSIELTQSEGHDIKLGDFTHSAAGVAGTTATVNITGNEGTATKLTDVAGATTAAETAANAANNDSTVIGGQVSFSSSGDFNIASNITDAQGSLFDNSVAGSANVSSLSSINEVDITTVEGAASAIDAIDGALMQIDNMRGELGAIQNRFESTISNLSNVSENLSSARSRILDADIAQETSDMTKQNILAQAGVSILAQANQSPQLALSLLG
- a CDS encoding flagellar protein FlaG; amino-acid sequence: MNIEAIGSAVASPPRTDEASQQVDTQRQATQEAAPSSSKAESKVQTEELLSQIKALTEDGLYSVRFEQGKEVEELVVKIVDSKTDEVIRQIPPEELLKLTQRLNDLKGNIVDTST
- the fliD gene encoding flagellar filament capping protein FliD, producing the protein MTIQFGGLATGLNTSTIIEQLMEIERTPITRLEADQTWLNSRLEAYQELDTRLKSFSDGIKDLNYSSTLLQRSVKQSSESYLSASANANAVTGASYQVEVVSLAQVQKSVSETGYADTSSALFGSGTLTINVDGTDHQITINDENNSLAGIVKAINEADIGLSAGIINTGTDTDPYRLSLTGENVATAFTLDASGLVGGEALSIGTPVQAASQAHIRVDTVDIYSDSNTLSEAIPGVTLDLVKAEEGTTTTLNVNVDKENIKTAISAFAEGYNEVISFITEQSAYGGTESGVLGGDASINAVKRRLQNLLTETTANSGIFKAMSQLGFETQKDGTIELNETTLNNAINNNLDDIATLLAGEDGVTGIATKFKNYLYDMTNSGTGLYKTKKESIETNLGKIEEQITTTEARLEMRQKTLESQFSAMETLVSSLNSQSDYLTQQMENLSNMMSGGK
- the fliS gene encoding flagellar export chaperone FliS, which encodes MNGYVNQYLTNTVNSASPEQLMLMLYDGAIRFVAQGIQAIEGGIIDKRAYYINKASAIISEFAATLDHSQNTQLAEDLDALYSYMLKRLLEGNLKNDANALQEVKDMLADLRATWAQAIDLNKQEMREAAGIEPTGPGANYKPLTAAM
- a CDS encoding PilZ domain-containing protein, whose product is MRFPCFFDEATPPKFSLRFPLDTLDFAQVDTERPCTLMIDLPEQTVAIDADMDRYDPPCILHCIEKDSTTHTQTRNYFRVDATARVAASSVVPENMAREGESWRMLGDTIDLSGSGLLCAFSDPLEKGTQVRIELTLPSQSMDVINALGHVVRCRKIEEGLYHAALHFDLIDSESQDKIMACCFELQRRYLRMRVSLERPL
- a CDS encoding PilZ domain-containing protein codes for the protein MASIVTLLDKIKDHATTIVDIPAKEGEDYRCKAILRKKDDTAIELVFPPNSWEQENLSLGANCNLAVEHQGESLNLIARLDKVSDARRLLFTAREPVSPESLRDYFRVLLNTQIEASYIAGPREVNAKTWKMLGTTIDLSGSGVLAVFAEKPSTRHNIQLVITMPDDEPSVVCLAEIVRTYRLRKNRYQVAFHFEVISQKARDQVISICFQEQRRQLRENVQTEE